Proteins from a single region of Gossypium arboreum isolate Shixiya-1 chromosome 1, ASM2569848v2, whole genome shotgun sequence:
- the LOC108483159 gene encoding putative pentatricopeptide repeat-containing protein At1g10330: MNSEYLLQHLQRFIKRPNQIKQIHSLLITSALLFNTASKWKPTLLYNTLMRAYLNIIPHRSLTLFTLMLHYQAPPNGHTFTSLFKAASTSHSLASLSCSPLHAQALKRGILTDSFVQTSLLGLYAKLGSLSNVCKVFEEILNPCIVACNAMLDAFGRNGDMGSALFLFDRMIEKDVVSWTSVMNGFVRGKQFAKAFWVFEKMIEFSVKPSEATYVNALSCCANLEKQGGFYQGRQIHGYIFRNEGVMTVFMGTALIDFYGKRGYLEFAFRVFNHLLDREVCTWNAMISSLACNGREKEALDLFEKMKVDGMCPNEVTFVAVLTACARTNRVELGSQFFQSMWCQYGIVPIMEHYGCMVDLLGRAGLLTQATEFVDTMPFQPDASVLGALLGACKVHGAIELGNEVGKRLLELQPRHCGLYVALSTMNADKERWDRAADLRKAMVEAGLKKFPAYSFIDSM; encoded by the coding sequence ATGAACTCTGAGTATCTACTGCAACACCTTCAACGTTTCATCAAACGTCCAAACCAAATCAAGCAAATCCATTCCCTGCTAATCACCTCCGCTCTCCTCTTCAATACTGCTTCCAAATGGAAACCAACCCTCCTTTACAACACCTTAATGAGAGCTTATCTCAACATAATCCCACATCGTTCCCTTACACTCTTCACCCTCATGCTTCATTATCAGGCACCCCCCAATGGCCATACTTTCACTTCCCTTTTCAAAGCTGCCTCTACCTCCCACTCCTTAGCCTCGCTTTCTTGTTCACCCCTCCATGCCCAAGCACTAAAGCGTGGAATCTTGACTGATTCCTTCGTGCAAACATCGTTACTTGGTTTGTATGCTAAACTCGGTAGCCTAAGTAATGTGTGTAAAGTGTTCGAAGAAATTCTTAACCCGTGCATCGTTGCGTGTAATGCGATGCTTGATGCTTTTGGGAGAAATGGTGATATGGGTTCTGCTCTTTTCCTTTTTGACCGCATGATTGAAAAGGATGTGGTGTCTTGGACAAGTGTTATGAATGGTTTTGTAAGGGGCAAACAGTTTGCAAAGGCTTTTTGGGTTTTTGAGAAAATGATAGAATTTTCGGTTAAACCGAGCGAGGCTACTTATGTTAATGCACTCTCTTGTTGTGCTAATTTAGAAAAGCAAGGTGGGTTCTATCAAGGGAGGCAGATACATGGGTATATTTTCAGAAACGAGGGCGTTATGACTGTTTTCATGGGCACAGCATTGATTGATTTTTATGGAAAAAGAGGTTATTTAGAGTTTGCCTTTAGAGTTTTTAATCATCTGTTGGATAGAGAGGTTTGTACTTGGAATGCAATGATCTCTTCTCTTGCATGTAATGGTAGAGAAAAGGAGGCTTTGGACTTGTTTGAGAAGATGAAAGTGGACGGAATGTGTCCGAATGAGGTCACATTTGTTGCTGTTCTTACAGCATGTGCTCGCACCAACAGAGTGGAGTTGGGTTCACAATTCTTTCAATCAATGTGGTGCCAATATGGCATTGTGCCAATAATGGAACACTATGGGTGTATGGTAGATCTTTTAGGCAGAGCAGGCCTTTTGACTCAAGCGACCGAGTTTGTAGACACTATGCCATTTCAACCTGATGCTTCGGTTTTGGGGGCTCTTTTAGGTGCTTGTAAGGTTCATGGTGCCATTGAACTTGGAAATGAAGTGGGGAAAAGGTTGCTTGAGTTGCAGCCACGACATTGTGGACTATATGTAGCATTGTCTACCATGAATGCCGACAAGGAGAGATGGGATCGTGCAGCTGACTTGAGGAAAGCCATGGTAGAAGCAGgcttaaaaaaatttccagcttATAGCTTCATTGATTCCATGTAA
- the LOC108483704 gene encoding homeobox-leucine zipper protein REVOLUTA-like, protein MAMAVAQHRVSTSGSSSINKHLDASGKYVRYTAEQVEALERVYAECPKPSSLRRQQLIRECPILSNIEPKQIKVWFQNRRCREKQRKESSRLQTVNRKLSAMNKLLMEENDRLQKQVSQLVCENGYMRQQLHTVNASATDASCDSVVTTPQHSLRDPNNPAGLLSIAEETLAEFLSKATGTAVDWVQMPGMKPGPDSVGIFAISQSCSGVAARACGLVSLEPTKIAEILKDRPSWLRDCRNLEVFTMFPAGSGGTIELVYTQMFAPTTLAPARDFWTLRYTTTLENGSFVVCERSLSGSGAGPSTAAAAQFVRAEVLPSGYLIRPCEGGGSIIHIVDHLNLEAWNVPEVLRPLYESSKVIAQKMTIAALRYVKQIAQETSGEVVYSMGRQPAVLRTFSQRLSRGFNDAINGFNDDGWSIMNCDGNEDVIIAINSSKSFSCTSNPNNALPFVGGVLCAKASMLLQNVPPAVLVRFLREHRSEWADFNVDAYTAASLKAGTYAYPGMRPTRFTGSQIIMPLGHTIEHEEILEVIRLEGHSLVQEDAFVSRDIHLLQICSGIDENAVGACSELVFAPIDEMFPDDAPLIPSGFRIIPLESKPSDTKDSLTTNRTLDLTSSLEVGPATNHSSGDVPSSQNSRSVLTIAFQFPFDSSLQDNVATMARQYVRSVISSVQRVAMAISPSGLSTAVGPKLSPGSPEALTLAQWIYQSYSYHIGAELLRSESLGSDSILKNLWQHQDAILCCSLKSLPVFIFANQAGLDMLETTLVSLQDITLDKIFDEPGRKALCSDFAKLMQQGYAYFPAGICMSTMGRHVSYEQAVAWKVLEADESTVHCLAFSFVNWSFV, encoded by the exons ATGGCTATGGCGGTGGCCCAACACAGGGTGAGCACCAGTGGTAGTAGCAGCATCAACAAACATCTTGATGCCTCAGGCAAGTATGTTAGGTACACAGCTGAGCAAGTTGAAGCCTTGGAACGAGTCTATGCTGAGTGCCCCAAGCCAAGTTCCTTGCGTAGGCAACAGTTGATAAGGGAATGCCCCATTCTTTCCAACATTGAACCTAAACAGATCAAAGTTTGGTTTCAAAATCGCag GTGTAGAGAGAAGCAAAGGAAAGAGTCTTCAAGGTTGCAGACTGTAAATAGAAAATTATCAGCTATGAACAAGCTATTGATGGAGGAGAATGACCGGTTGCAAAAACAGGTTTCTCAGCTGGTTTGTGAGAATGGTTATATGAGGCAACAATTGCACACTGTAAAT GCATCGGCAACTGATGCAAGCTGTGACTCTGTGGTTACCACTCCTCAGCATTCACTAAGGGATCCCAATAACCCTGCTGG ACTCCTCTCGATTGCAGAGGAGACCTTGGCAGAGTTCCTTTCCAAGGCTACAGGAACTGCTGTCGATTGGGTCCAGATGCCTGGGATGAAG CCTGGTCCGGATTCGGTTGGGATATTTGCCATTTCCCAAAGTTGTAGTGGAGTGGCAGCTCGAGCCTGCGGTCTTGTAAGTTTAGAACCTACAAAG ATTGCAGAGATTCTAAAGGATCGTCCTTCTTGGTTACGGGACTGCCGGAACCTCGAAGTTTTCACAATGTTTCCAGCTGGCAGTGGTGGAACAATCGAGCTTGTATACACACAG ATGTTTGCCCCGACTACGCTGGCTCCTGCGAGGGACTTTTGGACTCTAAGATACACTACAACGTTAGAGAATGGCAGTTTCGTG GTCTGCGAGAGATCCCTTTCCGGATCTGGTGCTGGTCCGAGCACAGCTGCGGCAGCTCAATTTGTGAGGGCCGAAGTGCTTCCTAGTGGGTATTTGATTAGACCATGTGAAGGTGGAGGGTCAATCATCCATATTGTTGACCACTTAAATCTCGAG GCGTGGAATGTGCCGGAGGTGCTGCGCCCACTTTACGAATCATCAAAAGTAATTGCTCAGAAAATGACAATTGCG GCTCTGCGCTACGTTAAGCAAATCGCACAAGAGACAAGTGGTGAGGTAGTTTACAGTATGGGCAGGCAACCAGCTGTCCTAAGAACTTTTAGCCAAAGATTAAGCAG AGGCTTTAATGACGCAATTAACGGATTCAACGATGACGGCTGGTCGATAATGAATTGTGATGGTAATGAGGATGTGATAATTGCAATTAATTCAAGCAAGAGCTTTAGCTGCACTTCAAATCCCAACAATGCTCTTCCCTTCGTCGGGGGTGTTCTGTGTGCAAAGGCATCCATGCTGCTTCAA AATGTTCCACCTGCTGTGTTAGTGCGATTCCTAAGAGAGCACCGCTCGGAGTGGGCTGATTTCAATGTTGATGCGTATACTGCTGCATCATTGAAGGCCGGAACATATGCATATCCTGGAATGAGACCTACGAGGTTTACTGGTAGTCAGATTATCATGCCACTTGGTCACACAATTGAACATGAAGAG ATACTTGAAGTTATTAGACTCGAAGGCCATTCCCTTGTGCAAGAAGATGCCTTTGTATCAAGAGATATTCACCTATTGCAG ATATGCAGTGGAATCGATGAGAATGCTGTTGGAGCATGTTCGGAGCTTGTCTTTGCTCCGATCGATGAGATGTTTCCCGATGATGCTCCCTTAATACCTTCTGGATTCCGAATTATTCCATTGGAGTCAAAACCG TCTGATACAAAGGATTCGTTGACCACAAATCGGACTTTGGATCTGACTTCAAGTCTTGAAGTGGGGCCAGCTACAAACCATTCTTCTGGAGATGTTCCGTCATCTCAGAACTCTCGATCGGTGTTGACGATTGCCTTCCAGTTTCCCTTTGATAGCAGTCTTCAGGATAATGTTGCAACCATGGCACGCCAGTATGTCCGTAGTGTCATTTCTTCTGTGCAACGGGTTGCGATGGCCATATCTCCATCCGGATTGAGCACGGCTGTAGGACCGAAGCTATCTCCAGGCTCTCCCGAAGCACTTACACTGGCTCAGTGGATCTACCAGAGCTACAG TTATCATATAGGGGCAGAATTGTTGAGATCCGAATCACTTGGCAGTGACTCGATATTGAAGAATCTTTGGCAACATCAAGATGCAATATTGTGTTGTTCATTGAAG TCGCTACCGGTTTTCATCTTTGCAAATCAAGCTGGTCTTGACATGCTCGAAACGACCCTAGTGTCCCTACAAGACATCACACTGGATAAAATATTCGATGAACCTGGACGCAAGGCCTTGTGCTCCGACTTCGCCAAGTTGATGCAGCAG GGATACGCATACTTTCCGGCGGGAATCTGCATGTCGACAATGGGAAGACATGTTTCGTATGAACAAGCTGTTGCTTGGAAAGTACTTGAAGCTGATGAGAGCACTGTCCATTGCTTGGCCTTCTCTTTTGTGAACTGGTCTTTTGTGTGA
- the LOC108481588 gene encoding double-stranded RNA-binding protein 2-like, with amino-acid sequence MPDETGVYKNSYRKLQKELGLHCLSIQHLDQVSGTRLFLRERLNWPEIGIRFTGEPAKNKKQAEKNAAMAAWTSLKLCESEPENNDELEQITIARALLNYQIKEKTAMANSSNAPVVLTNKFPSQNPRPTGPQPPATTSKILTLICPKVVPRNRSMSATANEKPVLTSLQTPTPESRGVRP; translated from the exons ATGCCT GATGAGACAGGAGTTTATAAGAACTCTTACAGGAAATTGCAGAAAGAGTTGGGGCTCCATTGCCTCAGTATACAACATTTAGATCAGGTCTCAGGCACCCGCCTATTTTTACGGGAACGGTTGAATTGGCCGGAAATTGGAATCAGATTCACCGGGGAACCAGCTAAGAACAAGAAACAAGCAGAAAAGAATGCAGCCATGGCAGCTTGGACATCTCTAAAACTATGTGAGTCT GAGCCAGAGAACAATGATGAGCTTGAACAGATCACGATAGCTCGGGCTCTGTTGAATTACCAAATAAAGGAAAAGACGGCTATGGCAAACTCCTCCAATGCGCCAGTAGTATTAACAAATAAGTTTCCTAGTCAGAATCCTAGACCAACAGGTCCACAGCCTCCTGCTACCACCTCGAAAATCCTTACTTTAATCTGCCCGAAGGTGGTTCCTCGAAACAGATCTATGTCAGCAACAGCAAATGAGAAGCCCGTACTGACATCATTGCAAACACCTACTCCTGAAAGCCGTGGTGTTCGTCCATAA